A region from the Maridesulfovibrio zosterae DSM 11974 genome encodes:
- a CDS encoding sigma-54-dependent transcriptional regulator has protein sequence MHKSILIVDDEDGIRYSLRGILEDEGFDVSEAETGELALDHLADDRPDLVFLDIWLPGMDGLTVLERIKKEWDWLPVVMISGHGNIETAVSAIKKGAFDFIEKPLSLEKVVITAEKAVEFSRLQTENKALRTRIETEQPAKLTGNSRLIESMREVIGQVAPTDAWVLITGENGTGKEIVARSIHSQSLRSGQPLVAVNCAAIPEELIESELFGHEKGAFTGAEKAQEGKFELADNGTLFLDEIGDMSLKTQAKILRILQEQRFERVGGRKTINVDVRVIAATNKDLFQEIRDGNFREDLYYRLKVFPLEVPALRDRSEDISLLINEFIARLNKKHGFKPLTFTDKALEVITNYSWPGNVRELKNFVERMLIMFGGKEVDFDRLPPEIASSPRVNLKSSEQLPLPLPEGEVDFKKARADFEAQFLESKLREYKGNVSKLAEAVGLERSSLYRKLKAYEIQVE, from the coding sequence ATGCATAAATCAATTCTTATTGTAGATGATGAAGACGGTATCAGATATTCTCTTAGAGGTATTCTCGAAGATGAGGGATTTGATGTAAGTGAAGCTGAAACAGGTGAACTCGCTCTTGATCATCTTGCCGATGATAGACCTGATTTAGTTTTTCTGGATATCTGGCTTCCTGGAATGGACGGGCTTACGGTTCTAGAGCGTATAAAAAAAGAATGGGACTGGCTGCCTGTTGTAATGATTTCTGGACACGGAAATATTGAGACCGCCGTATCTGCAATCAAAAAAGGAGCTTTCGACTTTATTGAGAAACCATTATCTCTTGAAAAAGTTGTGATCACTGCCGAAAAGGCCGTTGAATTTTCCAGACTACAAACAGAAAATAAAGCCCTGCGAACTCGCATTGAAACCGAGCAGCCAGCAAAGCTCACTGGCAATTCAAGACTAATCGAATCCATGCGTGAAGTGATAGGACAGGTAGCACCAACGGATGCGTGGGTTCTAATCACTGGAGAGAACGGAACAGGTAAGGAAATAGTTGCCCGCTCCATTCACTCTCAAAGTTTGCGCTCTGGTCAACCGCTTGTTGCTGTTAACTGCGCCGCTATTCCTGAAGAGCTGATTGAATCAGAGCTGTTTGGACATGAAAAAGGAGCCTTTACAGGTGCAGAGAAAGCTCAGGAAGGTAAGTTTGAACTGGCGGATAACGGAACTTTATTTCTTGATGAAATAGGAGATATGAGTCTCAAGACACAGGCCAAAATTCTACGCATTTTACAGGAACAGCGTTTTGAAAGGGTTGGCGGGCGTAAAACTATTAATGTAGATGTTAGAGTTATAGCCGCAACCAACAAAGATCTTTTTCAGGAAATTAGAGATGGTAATTTTCGTGAAGACCTGTATTACCGTTTAAAAGTATTCCCCCTTGAAGTACCTGCTCTGCGTGATCGTTCAGAAGATATCTCACTCCTCATCAATGAATTTATTGCTAGACTGAACAAAAAACACGGGTTTAAACCTCTCACTTTCACCGATAAGGCGCTTGAAGTTATTACTAATTATTCTTGGCCAGGAAATGTGCGCGAGCTTAAAAATTTCGTTGAACGGATGTTAATTATGTTCGGGGGTAAAGAAGTAGACTTCGACAGATTACCGCCGGAAATTGCAAGTTCACCTCGAGTGAATCTAAAATCATCAGAGCAGCTGCCACTCCCTCTACCGGAAGGAGAAGTTGATTTCAAAAAAGCCAGAGCTGATTTCGAAGCACAATTTCTCGAATCCAAGCTGCGCGAATACAAAGGTAACGTATCAAAACTAGCTGAAGCAGTAGGGCTTGAACGCAGCTCACTATACCGCAAGCTTAAAGCATATGAAATTCAGGTTGAGTAG
- a CDS encoding HD domain-containing phosphohydrolase, with protein sequence MTAKTKEPNSSLESSRILIVEDEAIVALDVKGRLLALGYNVVGVAASGKLAIELASKYLPDLILMDIMLEGEIDGIETAFKIREQYSIPVIYLTAYADTETLKRAKITEPFGYIIKPFEDRELNLTIEMALYKHKAESVLNENRRWLKTTFNSIGDAVITTDQHGKIKSINRAASHMMGSTTEDVYGNDFLDKISIVDPSSFKPINLFTHNKTSIIINDAVLKTPNKIIPVSVNISNIEDRDNVMGTVVVLRDISQLKKSETALKNSLKQLHRTFDETVVSLTAMSEKRDPYTSGHQQRVAQLACAIAKKMNLTEKEIHCIRIAGILHDIGKISIPAEILSKPTRLTDLEMGLMKTHSEAGYEILKGISFPWPVAKIVLQHHERMDGSGYPKGLSADRILMEAKIIAVADVVEAMSSHRPYRAALGLQLAMDEIIRGRGTVYDAMVVDACTQVIENDNFSF encoded by the coding sequence ATGACTGCAAAAACAAAAGAGCCTAATTCATCACTGGAATCATCTAGAATACTAATAGTTGAAGATGAGGCTATTGTAGCTCTTGATGTTAAAGGCAGACTTCTTGCCCTTGGATACAATGTTGTTGGCGTTGCAGCATCAGGTAAGCTGGCAATTGAACTTGCCAGTAAGTATCTTCCGGACTTGATTCTTATGGATATCATGCTGGAAGGAGAGATTGATGGCATAGAAACAGCATTTAAAATCAGAGAACAATACTCCATTCCAGTTATTTATCTTACGGCATACGCAGACACTGAAACCTTAAAACGGGCAAAAATAACTGAACCGTTTGGATATATTATTAAGCCTTTTGAAGATCGGGAGCTTAATCTAACAATTGAGATGGCTCTTTATAAGCATAAAGCAGAGTCTGTTCTAAATGAGAACAGACGCTGGCTTAAAACCACATTTAACAGCATAGGCGATGCTGTAATAACTACTGACCAACATGGAAAAATAAAATCAATCAACAGGGCCGCAAGCCATATGATGGGCAGTACAACTGAAGATGTATACGGCAACGATTTTTTGGATAAGATAAGTATTGTTGATCCTTCATCCTTTAAGCCTATTAATTTATTTACTCACAACAAAACAAGCATCATAATTAACGATGCAGTACTTAAAACCCCCAATAAAATTATTCCTGTTTCAGTTAATATTTCAAATATTGAAGACCGGGACAATGTTATGGGAACAGTTGTTGTTCTACGAGATATATCCCAACTTAAGAAAAGTGAAACAGCACTGAAAAACAGCCTTAAACAACTGCATAGAACTTTTGATGAAACAGTTGTCTCACTTACAGCCATGTCTGAAAAACGTGACCCGTATACTTCAGGTCATCAACAGAGAGTTGCCCAGTTGGCCTGTGCCATTGCCAAAAAAATGAATCTCACTGAAAAAGAAATTCATTGCATCCGCATAGCCGGTATCCTTCATGATATAGGGAAAATATCTATTCCAGCTGAAATCCTGTCCAAACCGACAAGACTGACCGACCTCGAAATGGGATTAATGAAAACACATTCCGAAGCCGGATATGAAATCCTCAAGGGAATTTCATTTCCATGGCCTGTTGCAAAAATAGTTTTACAGCACCATGAGCGCATGGACGGATCAGGATATCCAAAAGGACTTTCTGCCGACCGAATACTAATGGAAGCAAAAATAATTGCGGTTGCTGATGTAGTGGAAGCAATGAGCTCTCACCGTCCATACAGAGCAGCCCTTGGCCTTCAGCTGGCAATGGATGAAATCATTCGAGGGAGAGGAACTGTTTATGACGCAATGGTTGTAGATGCATGCACACAAGTAATTGAAAATGATAACTTTTCATTCTAG
- a CDS encoding sensor histidine kinase, with translation MTEDPIKISVPNTKERKKRQHEYYIAFSCLVIFVALGFVQLKYIGVNSYLFVGLFNLNFILLLIVLFIVVRNGVKLLLERRRRVLGSKLRTRMVLSFMSLSLVPTLLMFFMAMQFVQVSVDYWFKNQVEESMVQSLELGRAFYASAQEGLERRGNNILSTIKEKRYAWGGKTMNKFLGNKLGEYDLGLLGVIKQNGKKLNWYSQGSWEKAWAETSAKVDWDDMKEHPHFWSTIHPMPGNDMVIGVLPVDEAKTGFLILGENIGQGLLYKLDRVVQGLDEYKQLKTLKYPLKMSLYLTLGVTTLLIILGSIWFGFRLSKELSAPIQALAAGSQRIARGDLTVRLEDNSDDELGFMVQSFNSMAEDLEDSQKSLKTANERLAQQNQELERRGRYMEAVLNNITAGVISLDEKGKISTVNSAIEEMLGINARFVHGKDPLHLLPEGDLASLISEARSHMATSPYSQWQRQLSLTVDGRHRKFLVNVVALKSGNSRTGIVAVFEDITELEKMQRIAAWREVARRIAHEIKNPLTPIKLSAQRMQRKFGPEIDDQVFRESTDLIISQVEHMQQMVQEFSAYAKMPEVRLKPDNISPLLEEVISMYRNSHSNINWELKFISELPQLELDREAMRRTLINLLTNAAEALGGCESPTVTITAMHDSTLNWLRIELQDNGPGLSSAERSRMFEPYFSSKKSGTGLGLTIVKSIITDHRGFIRVKPADPHGTIFVIELPT, from the coding sequence ATGACCGAAGATCCTATTAAAATAAGTGTCCCCAACACAAAAGAACGTAAAAAAAGGCAGCATGAATATTATATTGCCTTTTCATGTCTCGTAATATTTGTTGCACTGGGCTTCGTCCAACTCAAGTATATCGGAGTTAATTCATACCTATTCGTTGGACTATTCAATCTTAATTTTATCCTTCTGCTCATTGTTTTATTTATTGTTGTCCGCAACGGAGTAAAGCTTCTCCTTGAACGAAGAAGACGTGTACTTGGGTCAAAACTCAGAACCAGAATGGTTCTCTCTTTCATGTCACTTTCACTAGTGCCTACATTACTCATGTTTTTTATGGCCATGCAATTCGTGCAGGTTTCCGTAGATTACTGGTTTAAAAATCAGGTCGAAGAATCAATGGTCCAATCCCTTGAACTTGGTCGTGCTTTTTATGCTTCAGCTCAGGAAGGACTTGAACGGCGTGGTAATAATATTCTTAGTACAATTAAGGAAAAACGCTATGCATGGGGCGGAAAAACCATGAACAAATTTCTTGGAAACAAACTTGGAGAATATGACCTAGGGCTGCTTGGTGTCATCAAGCAGAACGGTAAAAAACTAAACTGGTATTCTCAAGGATCATGGGAAAAGGCATGGGCTGAAACCAGTGCCAAAGTTGATTGGGATGATATGAAAGAACATCCACATTTCTGGTCCACTATCCATCCGATGCCCGGAAATGATATGGTTATAGGAGTTCTGCCTGTTGATGAGGCGAAAACAGGTTTCCTGATCCTAGGCGAAAATATCGGTCAGGGACTGCTCTACAAGCTTGACAGAGTTGTTCAGGGTCTTGATGAGTATAAGCAGCTTAAGACACTTAAATACCCGCTCAAGATGAGTTTATATCTCACCTTGGGAGTGACCACTCTTCTTATTATTTTAGGCTCAATATGGTTTGGATTCCGCCTCTCTAAAGAACTTTCAGCCCCAATCCAGGCTCTGGCAGCTGGTTCACAGCGTATTGCCAGAGGTGACCTGACTGTCCGTCTGGAAGACAATTCTGACGATGAACTTGGTTTTATGGTTCAATCATTCAACAGTATGGCTGAAGATCTTGAAGACAGTCAGAAAAGCCTTAAAACGGCTAATGAAAGACTGGCACAACAGAATCAGGAACTTGAACGAAGAGGCCGATATATGGAAGCGGTACTCAACAATATTACCGCCGGAGTTATTTCACTTGATGAGAAAGGTAAAATAAGCACAGTCAACTCGGCTATTGAAGAGATGCTTGGCATTAATGCCCGCTTTGTTCATGGAAAAGATCCGTTACACCTGCTGCCTGAAGGAGACCTTGCATCACTCATTTCTGAAGCACGTTCTCACATGGCAACCAGCCCATACTCCCAGTGGCAAAGGCAGCTTTCATTGACCGTTGATGGGCGGCATAGAAAATTTTTGGTCAACGTTGTTGCATTAAAATCAGGTAATTCAAGAACCGGTATTGTTGCTGTTTTTGAAGATATTACTGAACTTGAAAAAATGCAGCGCATTGCTGCATGGCGCGAAGTGGCCAGACGTATCGCACATGAGATCAAAAATCCCCTGACCCCGATCAAACTTTCAGCCCAGCGTATGCAACGCAAATTCGGTCCTGAAATAGATGATCAGGTTTTTAGAGAAAGTACTGACTTAATCATTTCTCAAGTGGAGCATATGCAACAGATGGTTCAGGAATTCTCCGCCTATGCAAAAATGCCTGAAGTAAGACTTAAGCCGGACAATATCTCTCCTTTACTTGAAGAGGTGATCAGCATGTACAGAAACAGTCACAGTAACATCAATTGGGAATTAAAATTTATTTCAGAACTTCCCCAACTGGAACTTGATCGTGAAGCCATGCGCCGCACCCTTATCAATCTTCTTACAAATGCCGCAGAAGCTCTCGGAGGATGTGAATCTCCGACTGTAACCATCACAGCCATGCACGACTCCACGCTAAACTGGCTACGCATCGAACTTCAGGACAACGGCCCGGGACTTTCATCTGCCGAACGATCCAGAATGTTTGAACCATATTTTTCCAGCAAAAAAAGCGGAACAGGCCTTGGGCTGACAATTGTAAAATCGATAATTACAGACCACCGAGGATTCATCAGAGTTAAACCGGCAGACCCCCACGGGACTATTTTTGTAATAGAGCTTCCTACATAA
- a CDS encoding DUF4390 domain-containing protein, translating to MSAEQSVPSSKPWSSMTRFYFQSVLLCLLVFFGISTQTASASTLKLKNLVLDNQAGSIMARFGIELKADTEVEEALLSGIRLKLDCEAKLLKNKSLWPDSEIASKSYSNKLFFDSLSNKFALEKPGVDKIFKNKSLTILLRDEWKTMILDLGPWATLQRGEKYKLRLKVRIDQTDIPQWLKSTLFFWSWDVIPSATYQLDFTY from the coding sequence ATGTCGGCAGAACAATCCGTACCCAGTAGTAAACCATGGTCCAGCATGACCCGATTTTATTTTCAGTCAGTACTGCTCTGCCTACTTGTTTTTTTCGGTATTTCTACCCAGACCGCATCTGCCAGCACACTAAAACTTAAAAATCTTGTACTGGACAATCAGGCCGGAAGTATCATGGCCCGCTTTGGCATTGAACTTAAGGCTGATACTGAGGTCGAAGAAGCCCTGCTAAGCGGTATTCGGTTAAAACTTGATTGCGAAGCTAAGCTTCTCAAAAACAAAAGCCTGTGGCCGGATTCAGAAATTGCTAGCAAATCATATTCTAACAAGCTTTTTTTTGATTCTCTGTCCAATAAATTTGCACTTGAAAAACCCGGCGTGGACAAAATATTTAAAAATAAAAGCCTGACCATCCTTCTGCGTGATGAATGGAAAACAATGATTCTGGATCTTGGTCCGTGGGCGACTCTGCAAAGAGGAGAAAAGTATAAACTACGGCTTAAAGTACGCATAGACCAGACTGATATTCCGCAATGGCTCAAGAGCACTCTCTTTTTCTGGTCATGGGACGTCATTCCTTCTGCAACATACCAGCTTGATTTCACATACTGA
- a CDS encoding DUF748 domain-containing protein: MFKNIHSKWNLLNKWSKISVVIGILLVFYTLIGFFLIPFTARKIALSKLPELLNRPVSINSLDFNPYTLHIEIDGFKIGKREGDGNLFSFKSFDLNFDSFSLFRLSAIFDQIKIVDPQVDISIFRGGSSISDLIPIDSANDEPVVQEKESKKIFPFILHNLVITNGTCKVYDKVRDLHHVISDLNLSVPFTSSLLRDNEKQVQPSLNMVINGTPFVLNGHSLPFKSSLKTEFLFSLKDAPIGEYWPYLPIYETTSLKSGFLNTNLSLAFERSEILLPHVVISGNANIKDFDLTAKDGPSLLKFKELDVNLDEIGILRRIIKIGSIKLTDPYLKVGLKKDGSPDLLDYLSPSIEAGEKSKENEQDTGPALAALVREFKLENGQVDFTDNAFSHGFHKLIGPITVNVGNISTDENSMGNYAFSIGSNATETISSNGHIGIMPLSVNGSMAVTDLDIPDYHIYLDDPLPLDIASGKITVGSDFVFAAKTDTVRLNNIHVDVNNIELQPKGGGKSLIDLDGFAMTNGTVDVKDKSIFIDSINLNKALIKLMRNSKGIDILQQIEKHQKKMASKQSKDEVEIKEEKVEESVKEAASELQEKQWQVVLNRFKLTDSAVELTDKAATKTTKTVVSDIKIGVNGLTYPEQKQMELSLGAKINGRGFLDIKGQAGAQSLSGAGSISLRKFRLRDFNGYLPPEMQLNIARGHIDVNGNWNFSAANDPVASYTGKVQLKDLLVRDSKGNSKFLHLNEFSAQGINLVSAPFMVKVESVGVVEPEVHLAREADGTFNIARMLTGKKAVPVNATLVQQQAEKAASKAKIDTSASKKTVAAEAEGSKPVDKSANNIYVSKMFMSNGTVLFKDHTVSPAFELDITKMYSAVRGLELPRGDRTDLSFNATFDGQAPLVVEGFLQPTDDGANTDLTLSLANLDMTQLSPYTKKFIAYPVSTGMLSSDVAVKLRSKYLAVENVFDIYQFEVGDKVDNPDAPNIPIGLGLALLRDSSGNIRLDIPVEGDLSDPQFKLGRVIGMAIVNLLVKAVTSPFALIGSLVGGGEDMDVLIFDSGVAGPKESELSKIESVAKAMKDRPGLKLQISGFTSPDDIPTMEKAEFNRQIAMPKFLELEGDENAPASVKDVVLSSEEYPEYLEIAYKEAPFDKPKNFLGFVETLPIPDMEKALRDHIKITDTQLSELARMREESVRKLLTGKFGVEPERVFLKRLSATGKGSGPRVELGLQ; the protein is encoded by the coding sequence ATGTTTAAAAATATACACAGCAAATGGAATTTGTTAAATAAATGGAGTAAAATCAGCGTTGTCATTGGGATTTTACTTGTTTTTTATACATTAATAGGTTTTTTCCTGATTCCGTTTACAGCCAGAAAGATAGCGTTATCCAAATTGCCTGAACTTTTGAACCGTCCGGTCAGTATTAATAGTCTTGATTTCAATCCTTACACTTTGCATATTGAAATTGACGGTTTTAAGATAGGTAAGCGTGAAGGGGATGGTAATCTCTTTTCGTTTAAAAGCTTTGATCTTAATTTTGATTCTTTTTCATTGTTCAGACTTTCGGCTATTTTTGACCAGATTAAGATTGTTGACCCGCAGGTAGATATTTCTATTTTCAGGGGCGGAAGCAGTATATCTGATTTGATTCCTATAGATTCTGCAAATGATGAGCCTGTAGTGCAGGAAAAAGAATCTAAGAAAATTTTTCCGTTTATTCTACACAATCTTGTGATTACTAACGGAACATGCAAAGTCTATGATAAAGTGCGTGACCTGCATCATGTGATTTCCGACCTTAATCTGTCTGTCCCGTTTACTTCTTCTCTCCTTAGAGACAACGAAAAACAAGTTCAGCCTTCTTTGAATATGGTTATAAACGGTACTCCATTTGTACTTAACGGTCACTCATTGCCATTTAAATCATCTTTGAAGACCGAGTTTCTTTTTTCGCTGAAAGATGCACCTATTGGTGAGTACTGGCCCTATCTTCCTATTTATGAGACCACTTCGCTTAAAAGCGGATTTTTAAATACAAATTTGAGTCTTGCATTTGAACGCAGTGAGATTTTGTTACCTCATGTTGTCATTAGTGGGAATGCAAATATAAAGGATTTCGATCTAACAGCTAAAGACGGTCCTAGCTTGCTTAAATTCAAAGAGTTGGATGTTAATCTCGATGAGATTGGTATTTTACGTAGAATTATTAAAATAGGTTCTATAAAGCTGACTGATCCGTATTTAAAAGTAGGTTTAAAGAAAGACGGCAGTCCTGATCTTCTTGATTATCTGTCCCCCTCAATAGAGGCAGGTGAAAAGTCAAAAGAAAATGAACAAGATACAGGCCCTGCTTTGGCCGCATTGGTCCGCGAATTTAAACTTGAAAATGGTCAGGTGGATTTTACTGATAATGCGTTCAGTCATGGTTTCCATAAATTAATTGGTCCAATAACAGTTAATGTGGGAAATATAAGTACTGATGAAAATTCCATGGGTAATTATGCTTTTTCTATAGGTTCCAATGCAACTGAAACCATCAGCAGTAATGGGCATATAGGAATTATGCCGTTGTCCGTGAATGGGAGTATGGCCGTAACCGACCTCGATATTCCTGATTATCATATTTATCTTGATGATCCACTCCCTCTTGATATTGCTTCAGGTAAAATAACAGTAGGCAGCGATTTTGTATTTGCGGCAAAAACAGACACTGTTCGTCTCAATAATATCCATGTTGATGTAAATAATATTGAACTGCAGCCTAAAGGCGGAGGCAAATCTCTTATTGATCTGGACGGGTTTGCAATGACTAACGGGACTGTTGACGTTAAAGATAAATCAATTTTTATTGATTCTATCAACCTCAATAAGGCTCTGATCAAGCTCATGCGTAATAGTAAGGGAATTGATATTCTCCAGCAAATAGAAAAGCATCAGAAGAAAATGGCTTCAAAGCAAAGTAAAGATGAGGTTGAAATAAAGGAAGAGAAAGTTGAAGAGAGTGTAAAAGAAGCAGCTTCCGAACTTCAAGAAAAACAATGGCAGGTTGTTCTTAACAGGTTTAAGCTGACTGATTCTGCTGTAGAATTAACTGACAAAGCTGCCACCAAGACAACCAAGACAGTTGTCAGTGATATTAAAATAGGTGTGAATGGACTGACTTATCCTGAGCAAAAACAAATGGAACTTTCTCTTGGGGCAAAAATAAACGGCCGTGGGTTTCTGGATATTAAAGGGCAGGCCGGAGCGCAGAGTTTGAGCGGGGCAGGGAGCATCAGTCTTCGCAAATTCAGGCTGCGTGATTTTAATGGTTACCTGCCACCGGAAATGCAGCTTAATATTGCTCGTGGGCATATTGATGTGAATGGTAACTGGAATTTTTCAGCAGCTAATGATCCCGTGGCCTCATACACCGGTAAGGTCCAACTTAAGGATCTTCTGGTTCGCGATTCAAAGGGAAACAGTAAATTCTTGCATTTGAACGAATTTTCTGCGCAAGGCATTAATCTGGTGTCTGCTCCGTTTATGGTCAAAGTTGAGTCTGTGGGGGTTGTTGAGCCTGAAGTTCACCTTGCAAGGGAAGCTGACGGTACATTTAATATTGCCCGCATGCTAACAGGTAAAAAAGCTGTACCTGTAAATGCTACTCTAGTTCAACAGCAGGCTGAAAAAGCTGCATCTAAAGCCAAGATTGATACCTCTGCATCTAAGAAGACTGTGGCAGCAGAAGCAGAGGGTTCAAAACCAGTCGATAAGTCAGCCAATAATATTTATGTCAGCAAAATGTTCATGAGTAACGGTACAGTTCTTTTTAAAGATCATACTGTTTCTCCTGCCTTTGAACTGGATATTACTAAAATGTATTCTGCTGTACGTGGCTTGGAGCTGCCCCGTGGTGACCGGACTGACCTTTCATTTAATGCAACTTTCGACGGGCAGGCTCCGCTTGTGGTAGAAGGCTTTTTGCAACCCACAGATGATGGTGCAAATACCGATTTGACTCTCTCTCTTGCCAATTTGGATATGACCCAGCTTTCCCCCTATACCAAGAAGTTCATTGCCTATCCGGTAAGTACAGGTATGCTCAGTTCTGATGTTGCGGTTAAGTTACGTAGTAAATATCTTGCCGTTGAAAATGTTTTTGACATTTACCAGTTTGAAGTCGGTGACAAAGTAGACAATCCGGATGCTCCCAATATTCCTATTGGGCTGGGACTGGCTTTACTTAGAGACAGCAGTGGGAATATACGCCTTGATATTCCGGTTGAAGGAGATCTTTCTGATCCCCAGTTCAAGCTTGGGCGTGTAATTGGGATGGCGATTGTAAACTTGCTTGTAAAGGCTGTGACCTCACCATTTGCACTTATAGGATCACTTGTCGGCGGTGGTGAAGATATGGATGTATTGATCTTTGATTCAGGAGTAGCTGGACCGAAAGAGAGTGAGCTTTCCAAAATTGAGTCTGTTGCAAAAGCAATGAAGGATCGGCCCGGGCTTAAACTTCAGATCAGCGGTTTTACTTCGCCAGACGATATTCCCACAATGGAGAAGGCTGAGTTCAACCGCCAGATTGCCATGCCTAAGTTTCTTGAACTTGAGGGAGATGAAAATGCACCCGCTTCGGTTAAGGATGTAGTACTAAGTTCAGAAGAGTATCCTGAGTATCTTGAAATTGCATACAAAGAGGCTCCATTTGATAAGCCTAAGAATTTTCTTGGATTTGTGGAAACTCTGCCCATACCTGATATGGAGAAGGCGTTGCGTGACCATATCAAGATTACAGATACTCAGCTTTCCGAATTAGCTCGTATGCGGGAAGAGTCTGTGCGTAAGTTGCTTACAGGCAAGTTCGGTGTGGAGCCTGAGCGAGTATTTCTCAAGAGGCTTAGTGCTACTGGAAAGGGTAGTGGACCCAGGGTTGAGCTTGGGTTGCAGTAG
- a CDS encoding YtxH domain-containing protein, with protein MSWIKKLVYVLCLVAFLSVSAGCEDQGTGEKLGKKFDEAVDQAKDKMDGMSDKAKETYEDMKDKAKEVMDK; from the coding sequence ATGAGCTGGATTAAAAAATTGGTTTATGTGCTTTGTCTGGTTGCATTTTTGTCTGTTTCTGCTGGCTGTGAGGATCAGGGAACTGGAGAAAAGTTAGGAAAAAAGTTTGATGAAGCCGTAGATCAGGCCAAAGATAAGATGGATGGTATGAGTGATAAAGCTAAAGAAACTTATGAAGATATGAAGGATAAGGCGAAAGAGGTTATGGACAAATAA